A genome region from Desulfobacterales bacterium includes the following:
- a CDS encoding anaerobic sulfatase maturase, whose product MPKASREFQVFAKPTGAVCNLDCRYCYYLKKEHLYPKDQFFRMPDDILEAYIAQHIEAFPGPVINFSWHGGEPTLLGLDYFRKIVDLQRKYLPTNRRITNGMQTNGTLLNEDWCRFLATEDFSVGLSLDGPAELHDQFRITRGQKPTHHLALRGYERLQQHRISCDILCVVNAVNVQHPLRVYRFFKQIKATYIGFLPLVEPGSDDRAGVSTRTVPAEAWGNFLCTIFDEWKRLDIGRVKVQIFEETARTAFGREHALCIFRKTCGDIPVVEHNGDFFSCDHYVVLEHRLGNIMETPLAELLESSRQKAFGRAKLDLLPLYCRECTVREMCHGGCPKDRILGTPAGEAGLNYLCSGYKRFFNHCRPFIAELAAQWRRQNLSQPLPPGTIQPVPASPKTGRNDPCPCGSGRKYKKCCLPK is encoded by the coding sequence ATGCCCAAAGCCTCCCGTGAATTTCAGGTTTTTGCCAAACCAACAGGCGCTGTTTGCAACCTGGACTGCCGCTATTGTTACTACCTGAAGAAGGAACACCTTTATCCCAAGGATCAATTTTTTCGCATGCCCGACGACATCCTCGAAGCCTACATTGCCCAACACATCGAGGCGTTTCCCGGACCGGTCATCAACTTTTCCTGGCACGGCGGAGAGCCCACCCTCCTGGGACTCGACTATTTCCGTAAGATTGTTGACCTGCAGCGCAAATATCTGCCGACCAACCGGCGCATTACCAACGGCATGCAGACCAACGGGACACTCCTGAATGAGGACTGGTGCCGTTTTTTGGCGACAGAGGATTTTTCCGTGGGGCTCAGCCTGGACGGTCCGGCGGAACTGCACGATCAGTTCCGTATCACCCGGGGCCAAAAGCCCACCCATCACCTGGCGCTGCGGGGGTATGAGCGCCTGCAGCAGCACCGGATTTCCTGCGACATCCTTTGCGTGGTAAACGCCGTCAACGTCCAACATCCCCTCCGGGTATATCGATTTTTTAAACAGATCAAAGCAACCTACATCGGATTCCTGCCGCTGGTGGAACCGGGGTCGGATGACCGCGCCGGCGTCAGCACCCGCACCGTTCCGGCTGAGGCCTGGGGTAATTTTCTATGTACAATCTTCGATGAGTGGAAAAGGCTGGACATCGGGCGGGTCAAAGTGCAGATATTTGAAGAAACAGCCCGAACCGCCTTCGGCCGGGAGCATGCCCTCTGCATCTTTCGCAAGACTTGCGGAGATATCCCGGTTGTCGAACACAACGGTGATTTTTTTTCGTGTGATCACTATGTCGTTCTGGAACATCGCCTGGGAAATATAATGGAAACGCCCTTGGCGGAGCTGCTAGAAAGTTCGCGGCAGAAAGCCTTTGGCCGCGCCAAACTGGACTTGCTGCCCCTCTATTGCCGGGAATGCACGGTGCGGGAAATGTGTCATGGCGGCTGCCCCAAAGATCGCATCCTGGGGACACCGGCGGGTGAAGCCGGATTGAACTACCTGTGTTCGGGCTACAAACGTTTTTTTAACCACTGCCGGCCGTTTATCGCAGAATTGGCCGCCCAGTGGCGCAGGCAAAATCTTTCGCAGCCATTGCCTCCCGGTACAATTCAGCCTGTACCGGCAAGCCCTAAAACCGGCCGCAACGACCCCTGTCCCTGCGGCAGCGGCCGGAAGTACAAAAAATGCTGCCTGCCAAAGTAA